The genome window GCCAACGCTTCATCAGCTCACGCACCTCCAACGCGGCCAGCACGCATTTGTGGGCATGGCGCGCATCGCTGGTGGGCACGCCGGCCGCGCACATGTAGCTGTCTCCGATGGTCTTGATCTTCTCGATGCCGTAACGGCCCACGATCTCATCGAACTGCACGAAGCAGGTGTCGAGCTCGCTCACCAGCTCTTCCGGCGTCATCTTCTCAGCCACGCGGGTGAAGCCTTTCATATCGGTGAAGAGCACCGTGACCTGCTCGTGCCTGCGCGCGGTGGCCTTGCCCTTCTCCTTCAGCTCATCGCTGATCTCTTTCGGCAGGATGTTGAGCAGCAGGTCCTCGATGCGCCCCTTCTGCCCTTCGATCTCCTTGCTCTGGGCCACCACCTCAGCGGTGCGCTCCTCCACTTTCTGCTCGAGCACCATATTGCGCAAACGGAGCTGCCGCTCGCGCACCTTGATGTAGCTGAACAGGCTCATGCCGATGAAGATGGCCAGCGCCGTGTAGAACCACCAGCTGCGGTACCAAGGCGGGTGAATGGTGAAGCGCAGTTCAGTAGGCGGATCGCTCCATAGGCCGCTTCGGTCCATGGCCTTCACCTTGAAGGTGTAAGTGCCCGGAGGCAGCGCAGGATAGGCGGCCACGGTGCTCGCGGTCATCGGCTGCCAGTCGTCCTCCAAGCCCTCGAGCATGACCATGTAGCGCACGGCGTTGGGATCGCTGAGCGCCACGCAGCCATATCGCACGCGGATGCTGCGCTCATCATGGCTGAGGCTGGCTTCGCCGCTGATCGGGCGCTCTTCCAGGTTCACCGTCCATCCGCGGATGGTGACGAGCGGTGCGACGTTGCGTTCGACCTCCTGCTTGTTGCCCACGCGCGTTGCGCCGTTCACCGTGCCGAAGAGGATGCCGCCATCACGCAGCGCGCACACGGCATTCGGCTTCACTTCGATGCCCGTGAAGCCGGCGCGCTCCGTGAAGGCGATGAAGCCCTCTTGCTTGTGCCGCCATTTGTTCAGGCCCTTGGTGGTGCCGATCCACACGTGGCCCTGATCATCGGTTGCGAGCGCCTTGATCACATTGCTGAGCAGGCCCTGCTCGATGCCGAAGCGCTGGACTTCCTTGCCGTCCTTGAGCAATATGATGCCCTGTCCTTCGGTGCCCACCCAGATGCGGCCTTCCTTGTCCTGCGTGAAGCACGAGGCGGCGAAGGAGCGGCCCAAGTCGATGCGCTGCGCCTTGCCATTATCGATGCGGGTGATGCCGTTGCTCTTGCTGCCCACCCAGATGGCACCATTCCGGTCACGGAACAGGGCGATCACGTGTTTGCCGGCGAGGCCGTCCTCTTCGCCATACGGCGTGGGCACCGTACCGCTTCCGGGCAGGTAGCGCCAAAGGCCGTTCACGCTGCCTACCCATAGCTCACCCGGCTGGCCGATCGCCAATGCGGTCACACGCAGGTCGGCCAAACTTCCCGAGACCTCGATGGCCTCCTGTGAACGGCCGGAGCGAGGATCGAATCGGAGCAGGCCCCCTCCCTCGGTGCCCACCCACACGTAGCCCTTGTCGTCCTCCACCAAGCAGCGCACGAAGTTGCTCGTGAGCTGTCCTTTCTGCGCGGTGATCTGCTCGGTGAGCTTGCCTTGCGAATCAAGCACGACGATGCCTGCGTTGGTTCCGAACCAGACGCGCTGATTCCGATCCTCCATCACAGCGAAGACCTTGGGGTCGTTGAGGCCCTCGGCTTCGCTGTAGGTGATGAATCGATCGCCTTTGAAGATGTCGAAGCCGCTCTCGTACATGCCGATGAGCATGTTGCCCTCGCGGTCGCGCACCAGGCAGCGGATGGCGCGGCCGTGCAGACCATTGTCCGGGCCGTATGTACGCACGCCATCGGCCGTCACGCAGCTCGCTCCTCCATCGGTGGTGCCGATCCACACTTGGCCATCGCCATCCTCGCCGAAGCAGTAAATGGTGTTGCTGCCCAATCCGTTGAGGATATCGAATCGGTCGCAACGGCCATCGGTGGTGCACCGGAACGCGCCGCCGCCCTGCGTGCCCACCCAGATGCGGCCCTTGGAATCGACGAATAGCGCTGTGCGACCGAAGATGTCGGGCACGCCGGGAAGGTTGAAATCCGAAACGGTGGTTCCATCAGTAACCTGCATGCCACCGCTCCCGGTTACCAATGCGATGCGGCCATCGGGCAATGCGGCCATGGTGAGCAGGTGCTCCTTCAGCCCTTGATCGGCCATGATGCTTGAAGCGCTCAGCGTTCCATCCTCGGCGGGTGCGCCTTGGATCCGCCAGAGGCCTGATCCCATGGTGGCCACCAGGATGCTGCCGCTCTTCTCCTGCACCCACGCCGTGATGGCGCTGCTCACGCCCTTGCCGAGCGAGCAAGCGCGGAACACCCGGCCGTTGGTCCACGTGATGCCGCCATCAAGGTGGCCGGCCCAAACGCTGCCTTCGCGGTCAACGAGCAGGGAGAACACGCCGCCCGAGGCAGTGCCATCGCCGGTGCCGTGATCCACCACGCTTATGCCGTCGTAGCTGGCCAGGCCCGACTCCGTGCCCACCCAGATGATGCCATCGGCGCTCTGCGCCGCGCAATACACCTTCACGGCGGGCAGCCCTTGCTGGTTGCTGATGTTCTCGAAGAAGTAACGCTGCGCTTGGGCGGCCTGGGCCAGCGCAAGCGCGAGCAGCACAGCAAGGAAGGGGCGTATCGCGCGCATATCAACGGGTCAGGTCGAAGAAGGAGGCATCGCCGGCGGCAGCATCGCTCACCACGACGGTATTGCTGACGCTCTCGCTGTAGTTCTGCATCTGGGCCTTGAGGGCGCCGTAGTTGTAGTAGCTGTAGATGTAGTCTTTCTTGCCATCCACGGGGATCCAATAGGCTTTGCCGCCGGCGGTGCGGCCGTGCCCGCTGAACCACACGAGGATGGTGCCCACCTTGTTGGTGCGGGCGAGGTCGCGCAGCTCCACGTTGAAGAAGCGCTCCATCTGCTCCTTGGTGAGGTTCTTCTTGCTGATGGTGCGCTGCACCTGGTAGCTGGAGAAGGCCTTCTGCATCTTGCTCGCATCGGAGGCCTGGGCCGCAGGGAAATTGCGGTAGTTGGTGTTCTCGATGTGCACCACCCAGGTGCCGCCCTTGCCCGCAACGGGCGTGCTCGTCTCGCTGGGCACGGGCTTCACCACGGCCACCGCCTCTGCAGCGCGCTTCACCGACCATTGCTCTTCAGCCGCATTGCCGAACTGATCCTCAGCGCGCACGATGAACCGTTCGGCATCCTTCAATTCGACCTTGATGGAGAAATCGGGATTCACGCGGTCCGGCGCATAGCTCGCGCTCTGGCCATTCACCGTGATCAGGCGGATGAGGCTTGCATCGGACACGGTTCCTTCAAGGAAGACCTCTGTCTTGCCGGCCGGAAGCGTGATCTCCCGATCGCCGCTGGCCTTCGGCGCGGTGAGCGCGATCACCGGCGCCGTGCCCTCGCTGCGCTCCACGTTCAGCACTTCGCTGGTGAAGTTCTCGTAGAGATCGGTGGCCTGCACCACGATCTCCTTGGCATCGCGGTCCAGGGCGATGGTGGTGACGAACATGGGGTCCTTCTCGTCCTTGGTGAAATCGGCCGCCTTGCCATTCACCGAGATGGATTTGATCAGGCTCTTATCGCGCACGTAGCCGCTCACCTCCACCACTCCTTCAGAGCTCGACACTTTGGCCACATCGCCGACGCGGAAGGGCTTCACCACGGTGATGGCGGGCGCATCGGCTTCGCGGTTCTGCTCGAAGATGAGGGCCGTGATCCGTGCCCGTGCGGATTCCAGTTCACCGCGCTTCTCGCTGCTGATGGCGCCATCGGTCTCCATGGCCTTCTGCGCGGCATCGATGTCCTTGAGCGCGCCTTCGAGGTCCACGTTGGCTTCCTTGCACTCCGCGCGCAGCAGCAGGGCGTGCGCATCCTTGGGGTCGGCGAGCACGATGCGGTTGAGGTCGTTCACCGCGTTCTGGTGCTGGCCGAAGCCCTTGTAGTAGAGCGCGCGCTGGAGATGCACGGCGCGGTCGGCGCGGCCCAGCGCGATGCAGCGGCTCACATCGTCGATGGCCTTGGCATATTCCTTCTGGTGGGCGAGCGCCTTGCTGCGCACGAAGAGCGCATCGGTGCTCTGCGGGTTCAATTCGAGCGCGCGGGTGCATTTCTCGATGGCCTTCTCCAGCGTGCGCGCCTTCATGGTAGGGCCGGAGTAGAGCTCATAGAGGGCGAGCTGCACCTCGCTCACGGCCACATAAGCCGGTTCGTAGAGGTGGTTCCATTCGATCACCTTGTCCAAGTCGAACTCCGCGGTCTTGTAATCACGGGTGGCGGTGCGCACGAGGCCGTGCAGATAGTAGGTGTCCGTAGTGGCCTTGATGGAGAGCGCCTGGTCCGAAGAACGGGTGGCGCAATCGAGGTCGCCGGCCTTGAGGCAGGCCCGGGCGAGCGCCATCTGCGCGGCCTGGTTCTTCGGCGCCACGCGCACGGCCTGATCCGCGAACGTGCGGGCCTTGGCTGCGCTATCGAGGTCGGCATAAGCCGCGGAGGCCGCGATGGCGTAGAGCGCATCGGCAGGCATGAGCTGAGCCACCTGCGCCAGGTCGGCAGCGCGCTCTGCCATGCGCCCCAGTGAGCCGAAAGCATCGGCGCGGCCCATGTAGGCCTTCACCAGCTTGGGATCGGTACGGATGGCGAAGCCGAACTTCTCCACAGCCTGCTCGAACTGCTGCTGGGCAAGGAGCTTGTTGGCTTCTTTCAGGAAGGCCTTGCCCGATTGGGCATGGATGGCGAATGTAAGGAGCGCCGCGGTGACTAGCGCTAGCGTACGCAGGAGGTGCATGGCAGGCCGGGCGAAAATAGGCGAGCAGGCCAAGCCCGGCGCGGGCGTCGGGAAGAAACAGCCCCGATCACCCGAAGGTGCCGCAGGAATCGCGTTAGGGATAGCAGCGAAAAGCCCGCAAGCGAGGAGGAACGACGAGTGCGGACTTGCAGCGGAAAGCCCGACGGCGCGGCGCGATCGGACGCGCCGGAACGCTCCATGGACAGCCCTACGGCCAATACCGGTACGCAACACGATCCCGATAAAGGGTGTACTCGTGCGCACCTGAACAGCGGCGGCAGTCGAAACTGTCCACCTGCACGGTCCGGTTCAGGCCTGAAGCGTAATCGAAGCGGGCAAGCACTGGGCACGGCATGCCCTTGTCGCCGATCAAGATGTTCTCGCCGGTCGTGTCAGCAAGTTGGGCTCGCGAATAGTTGCGCTCCTCCCCACAGCATGAGAATGCGACTCCGACAAGGTCATCCATTGACTCACCCAATCTCAGGCTCACCCATGTCGTCCGATAGATCCGATCCCTCTCACGTTCTTGAACCGACCTGAAAACAAGGGTCACCGCGACTGACAGCGCCAATGTGGAACTGATGGTCCACAGTGCGACCCTGGATCCGCGTCTCATTCGAGTATCTTCACTGCAGGACTATACGTTCACCTCTGCCATCACCTTCCTCACCGCCCCTTCCACCTTATCCAAATAGGCCTCCAGCTCCGGTTCCGTCCATGTCACTCGGATGTTGAAGCTGATGAGGCGGCTGAGCACCGCATCGCTCTTCGGGAACTTCATCGTCTTCAGGTCCTGCGGCAAGCCGAGCTCGTGCGCCACCATGCGGAAGGGCATGCTGAGGTCCTTCACCTGGTGCCACTGCTTGATGTAGTGGTACATATTATCGTACCAGTAGCCGCCGCCCACGCCCGCCTCGCCCATGGCCTTGTGCGCCGCGCGCGCCGTGGATTCATCGGGGAAGAGCAGGTGGAAGAAGGTGGCGCTGTCGCCGGCATCGTCGCATTGCTTGCGGAAGGACAGGCCGGGGATCTTCGAGAGGCGCGCGTGGATGATCGCCTTGTGCTTGCGCTGCTGGCTGATGATGTAGGGCAGCTTGCGCGCCTGCGCCAGTCCGATGGCCGCGTTGATCTCGCCGATGCGGTAGTTGGTGCCCATGATCGGGTGGGGCTCCATGCCGCGGTTGTCGCCTTCGTGGCTGTGGCCGTGGTCGCTGAGGTACTCGGCGGTCCTGATCAGCTGCTCATCGTCGGTGATGATGACGCCGCCTTCGCCGCAGGTGTTGATCTTGAAGAAGTCGAAGCTGAAGCTGCCCATCTTGCCGAAGAGCCCGAGGTGCCTGCCTTTGTAGGTGGCGCCGAGCGCTTGGGCGGTGTCCTCGATCAGCATGACGTCCTTCTCCTTGCACACGGCCATGATGCCATCGAGATCGGCCGACGCACCGCACATGTGGACGAGCAGCACGGCCTTCGTCTTCGGTGTGATCGCTGCGCGGATCCCTTCGGCGCTCAGGCACAAGGTCTCGTCGATCTCCGCGAAGACCGGAATGGCGCCCGCGAAGAGCACCGCTTCGATCGTGGCCACGAAGGTGAAGGGCGGCACGATCACATGATCGCCATAACCGACACCGCACGCCGCGAGCATGGAGCTCACCGCCGTGCTTCCGCTGCTCACCGCTAGCGCGTGCTTCGCGCCGGTGAACCTGGCGATCTCGGCCTCGAAGTCCTTCGCCTTCCAATGGCCCTTGCGCGCCGCATCGTGGTTGTAGCGGAAGAGCACGCCCGTGTTCAGGACGTCCATCACTTCCTTCTTCTCCTCCTCGCCGAACAGTTCGGTGCCTGGCATGTTATGGGCTATTGGACCGCGAAAGTAGCCGTGTCAGGCCCTGCGGCATACTTCGACCAACGCATCGGCGTTGATGCCAACCCATATGAGATACCTGATCCTCCTCCTCACTGCGCTGCTCCTCCATCAGCGCTCCCTGGCCCAAGGCTGCAGCGATGCCGGCGTTTGCACGGCTGGTCCAATGGGGCCTATTGCAAGCACCAGCGACAGCACCCTCGGGGATGAGCGGCGCCACTTCGCAAAGCTCCAGTACACTTATGCGATAGGTGAGCAGGGCGTCGTGATCATGCAGGTGCAGCCCGAGATCGGCTTCGGCCTCACGGAACGGCTCGGGGTGCATTGAAGGCGCCTTTTGTGGCTGCCAGCGGCAATCTCGGAGAGAACAGCGGTATCGGGGATGTGATCTTCACCACGAGCTATGCGTTGATCAAGGAGCGCGACCGGAACCTGACGGCAATCGCCGGCATGCGGATCCCGACCGGGGACACCTCACCGCAGCCCCTTGAGAAGACCAGCTTCGGCCCTGACTTCAAGCCGCTGCCCATGCCCTACCAGCCAGGCTTAGGCACACAGGATCTTCTGCTTGGCGTGCAGTACCGAAACAAACGCTGGTCAACCGCGCTCGCTTATCAGCATGTCTTATCCCAGGGGAACGAGAATCTCTTCTTCCACGAGCCTTGGGATGGCGATCCCAACGCGGTCAAGTACTTCGAGAGCGCCTATCTGGAGCGAGCAAACGATGCGGTGGTCCGCTTGCAGTACGCCATACCCTTCCGTCGCTTCACGCTTCAACCGGGCGTTCTGGCCATCTACCACCTCGGATTGGACAGCCGGTTAGAAGCGGACGCCACCCCGGACCCTTGGGACCTGGAGCCCTTCGTTCGCCGCGACATCGCAGGATCAGACGGCCTCACGCTCAACCTCACCGCCGATGCACGGTACGACCTGAAAGCGAACTGGGCGCTCGAGGCATCCTTCGGCAGCCCGGTGATCGTGCGCGAGGTGAGGCCCGATGGCCTGACCCGCGCCATGGTGCTCAGCCTCGGCGTGCGCTTCGGCTTCTGATCATTCTTTCACCGCGATCCGCACCAGCACGTCTTCTTTGCCCTTCTTGTAGGCCTCCATGAGGATCTCGCCGGTGCCGATGCGCGTGAGGCGCTCCATGCTGAGCTGGTAGAGCTTCACGCCCTTCACCTCG of Flavobacteriales bacterium contains these proteins:
- a CDS encoding tetratricopeptide repeat protein translates to MHLLRTLALVTAALLTFAIHAQSGKAFLKEANKLLAQQQFEQAVEKFGFAIRTDPKLVKAYMGRADAFGSLGRMAERAADLAQVAQLMPADALYAIAASAAYADLDSAAKARTFADQAVRVAPKNQAAQMALARACLKAGDLDCATRSSDQALSIKATTDTYYLHGLVRTATRDYKTAEFDLDKVIEWNHLYEPAYVAVSEVQLALYELYSGPTMKARTLEKAIEKCTRALELNPQSTDALFVRSKALAHQKEYAKAIDDVSRCIALGRADRAVHLQRALYYKGFGQHQNAVNDLNRIVLADPKDAHALLLRAECKEANVDLEGALKDIDAAQKAMETDGAISSEKRGELESARARITALIFEQNREADAPAITVVKPFRVGDVAKVSSSEGVVEVSGYVRDKSLIKSISVNGKAADFTKDEKDPMFVTTIALDRDAKEIVVQATDLYENFTSEVLNVERSEGTAPVIALTAPKASGDREITLPAGKTEVFLEGTVSDASLIRLITVNGQSASYAPDRVNPDFSIKVELKDAERFIVRAEDQFGNAAEEQWSVKRAAEAVAVVKPVPSETSTPVAGKGGTWVVHIENTNYRNFPAAQASDASKMQKAFSSYQVQRTISKKNLTKEQMERFFNVELRDLARTNKVGTILVWFSGHGRTAGGKAYWIPVDGKKDYIYSYYNYGALKAQMQNYSESVSNTVVVSDAAAGDASFFDLTR
- a CDS encoding DegT/DnrJ/EryC1/StrS family aminotransferase — protein: MPGTELFGEEEKKEVMDVLNTGVLFRYNHDAARKGHWKAKDFEAEIARFTGAKHALAVSSGSTAVSSMLAACGVGYGDHVIVPPFTFVATIEAVLFAGAIPVFAEIDETLCLSAEGIRAAITPKTKAVLLVHMCGASADLDGIMAVCKEKDVMLIEDTAQALGATYKGRHLGLFGKMGSFSFDFFKINTCGEGGVIITDDEQLIRTAEYLSDHGHSHEGDNRGMEPHPIMGTNYRIGEINAAIGLAQARKLPYIISQQRKHKAIIHARLSKIPGLSFRKQCDDAGDSATFFHLLFPDESTARAAHKAMGEAGVGGGYWYDNMYHYIKQWHQVKDLSMPFRMVAHELGLPQDLKTMKFPKSDAVLSRLISFNIRVTWTEPELEAYLDKVEGAVRKVMAEVNV